Proteins from one Aquila chrysaetos chrysaetos chromosome 5, bAquChr1.4, whole genome shotgun sequence genomic window:
- the TPM1 gene encoding tropomyosin alpha-1 chain isoform X3 translates to MDAIKKKMQMLKLDKENALDRAEQAEADKKAAEERSKQLEDELVALQKKLKGTEDELDKYSESLKDAQEKLELADKKATDAESEVASLNRRIQLVEEELDRAQERLATALQKLEEAEKAADESERGMKVIENRAQKDEEKMEIQEIQLKEAKHIAEEADRKYEEVARKLVIIESDLERAEERAELSESKCAELEEELKTVTNNLKSLEAQAEKYSQKEDKYEEEIKVLTDKLKEAETRAEFAERSVTKLEKSIDDLEDELYAQKLKYKAISEELDHALNDMTSI, encoded by the exons ATGGATGCCATCAAGAAGAAGATGCAGATGCTGAAGCTGGACAAGGAGAACGCCTTGGACAGAGCCGAGCAAGCCGAAGCGGACAAGAAGGCGGCGGAGGAGAGAAGCAAGCAG CTGGAGGACGAGCTGGTGGCTCTACAAAAGAAGCTGAAGGGCACTGAGGATGAGCTGGACAAATACTCCGAGTCTCTTAAAGATGCACAGGAAAAGTTGGAACTGGCTGACAAAAAGGCCACAGAT GCTGAGAGCGAAGTAGCTTCTCTGAACAGACGCATCCAGCTGGTTGAGGAAGAGTTGGATCGGGCTCAGGAGCGCTTGGCTACTGCCCTGCAGAAGCTGGAGGAGGCCGAGAAGGCTGCAGATGAGAGTGAAAG AGGAATGAAGGTCATTGAAAATAGAGCCCAGAAGGATGAAGAGAAGATGGAAATCCAAGAGATCCAGCTTAAAGAAGCTAAGCACATTGCTGAGGAGGCTGACCGCAAGTATGAAGAG GTGGCTCGTAAGCTTGTGATCATTGAGAGTGACCTGGAGCGGGCTGAGGAACGTGCTGAACTATCAGAAAG CAAATGTGCTGAGCTTGAAGAGGAGTTGAAAACTGTGACCAACAACCTGAAGTCGCTGGAGGCTCAGGCTGAGAAG TACTCACAGAAGGAAGACAAATATGAAGAGGAGATTAAAGTCCTGACTGACAAACTGAAGGAG GCTGAGACCCGTGCTGAATTTGCTGAGAGGTCAGTAACCAAGCTGGAGAAGAGCATTGATGACCTAGAAG ATGAGCTATATGCTCAGAAACTGAAGTACAAAGCCATCAGTGAGGAGCTGGACCACGCTCTCAATGATATGACTTCCAT ataa